The genomic region ACGGCGGTGGGTATGGCGATCAAACGCGGAGATCGGCGGAGATCCCACCCGCTGCGTCGGCGAATCCGATGTCAGCAGTTCGGGATGCTCGGTCTCCAGCGCCACAAGCTCGTGAAAAATCCGGTCGTACTCCGAGTCGGCGATTTCCGGCTGGTCGAGGATATGGTAGCAGTAGTTCGCGTGGTCTAACTGAGCGCGCAGCAGCTTTGCCGTCTCGGCAAGCCCCTTCAGCTCTTCGGTCATGGGGCCTCTCTTCGAACGCCGCGCGAGGATGGCGCCGCGCGGCGTTCCCATTGGGTTATTCGATTATTGCGAATCGTCCTGCGAGGCTTCGTTCAAAATGGCGTCGAGCCAGTTGTCGGTCGGGGCCGGCAATGTCGACGACGCGACGCGCACGATTTTCGGCCGGGGCTCCATCCGCTCCGTGGATAGTAATTCGCGGCGCACCAGGCGATTTCCTTGCAGGAAAAAGCGCTCCACGGTGACGTCAAAGCCCGGACGCGGCGTCTGCTCCACAACCTGCGCGCCGGCGGGAAGGGTTTCGTCGGGCTTCTCGACGACGCTCGGAGCGAGCGCCTCGTAGTGCGTCGGTTTCACGACGACTTTATACCCGATTGGAGGGGGCGTTCCGAAGATTTGCACGCCTAATTTGTCGGTTTGATAATCGACGTGCAGTAAAATCGGGCTGGAGGTCGTGTTTCGGAATTGGAGGTCCTTCAAACCATAGACCACGGAGGCGTCACAGCCCGCCGGCGCATAGCGCACATAACCGGAATGCGGATGCCGCTCCACCACGCCCAGACCGGCCAGCAGCGCGGCGTTATAGATCCCCGTCGCCACCAGACAGATGCCTCCGCCCGTGCCGCGCACGAGTTTTCCCTGCTCGAACATCCAGCCGTCCTGAAATCCGCGCTCCTCGGTCCGCTCCCCAACAACGTCGTTGAAGGAAAAGACCTGGCCCGGCGCGACCGTGCGGTTGTCGATCGCCTGCGCCGACAGCAAAATATTCTCACGCTCCGCCGGATCGGAGCGCAGAGGAATGTCAAACGAGCCTAGCTGGGCGATATTGAACACCTCACGCCAGTCGATAAACTGGAGCGACGGGTCGAAAAGCTGCGCCATCTCCAGCGTCTGAAACGTCGGATCCAGCGGTCCCTGGTAGGTCCCCAGCGTCTGGTGCAGCACATCTTCGGGCGACGCCGCCGCCGGAGCGGGCATCGCGGCTGCGGGGAGGGCGTCCGCCGTAGGAGGCGTCAGCGGGCTCAGCAAGCCCATCATTTTGTTATTGGAAATCAGCGCGCCGGTCATGGCCGGCGCGGCGCCGAAAGACGCGAATTGCGTAGCAGCCAGCACAGCGCTCGTCATAAGCGCCGCATCAATCAATTTGCGGACGTGAGTCATGGAACCATACTCTCCATCGAATATCCTGAGCAGTTTCTACCAACCCTAACGTGATATTGCACGCGACGGTTCCATTATGACACTGGACTACATTCGTAGTCTACCATTTCGAAAGAAATTTGACAAAACAAATCCCCTCGCGCCAAATGCGCGAGGGGCGTCGGCCGTATTTCTTATTACTGAACTGTTTACGTCCGGTAGCTCGCCGCGAGTGACCCCGCGATGGCGTGCCAGCCGTCGGCGAGGATGAAGACGAGCACTTTGGCGGGCAGGGAAATGACTGTCGGCGGCAGCATCATCATACCCATGCTCATCAGCAGAGTCGAAACGACGAGGTCGATGACGATGAACGGGATATAGATGATAAAACCGAAGATGAATCCGGTCTTGAGCTCCGAGATCACGAAGGCCGGGATCGCGACCTGCATCGGCAGGCTATCTTCCGGGTGCGCCGGGTTCTGGATCGCCGGAGGCGGTGTGTGGCTCATCTGCAAGAACAGGCGGATATCGTCTTTATAGGTCTGCTTGACCATAAATCGGCGTACGGGAATGACGCCCCGGTCGAGCGCGGTCCCGAACTCAATCTTCTTGCTCAGGTATGGCTGGAGCGCGTCCTGATTGACCTGCTTGAAGGTTGGCGTCATCACAAAAAACGTCAGGAACAGCGCCAGCCCCAGCATCACTTGGTTCGGGGGAATGTTCTGCGTGCCGAGCGCCGAGCGCAGGAATGAAAGTACAATCACAATGCGGGTGAACGCCGTGGTCATGATCAGCAGCGACGGCGCGATCGTAAGCACCGTCATCAGCATCAAGATTTGCAGCGTATTGGCGACCTGCTGCGGGTTCTTCGCCGGCGCCGCTCCCGGGATAGTCGGAATGCTGAAGGTCCCAGCGGCTCCCTGGGCGTGCCCGGCGTGTGAGAGGGCCAGCAGGGAGACGGCCGAGATCAGCGCCGCCCAGGCGTAGAATGGAACACGAGAGAGTTTCATAATTCGGTTTTCCCCGCGGAAGTTTCCAGCTGCTCATCGCGAACGCGCGACAGCATTTCACGCAGGCGGTCATTGGCGTCGGAGACGCTGGTCTCGACGACGTCTTCTTCGATCGGCGTGGGCGCGACCGCTCCCTGGCGCTTGAGGTATTCATTGAATGCGCCGGGGGTCACATCTGCGTCGCCGTCGTCCGTGGTCTCTTCCCACTCGCTCATCAGCGTCACCGACTGAGCCGTGGCGCCGATCAAAAAGGTGCGGTTCTCAATCGAAAGCAGATGGACGCACGCGCCGGGGTTTCCGGGAAGCGGCTGCGTGCCAAGAAGCTGAATGGCGCCGTCGCCCAGGATCGGCGTGGATGTCGAGGAGGATCCCCTGGAGTTTCGGATTCGCTGGCGCGCCATCCGGCGCAGCGCGGCGGCGCCGGGACCGCCCTTCCCGGTAAACGCGCCGCCTTCCAAGACGCCGTAGTGCTTGAGCAGATACAGTCCGCCGAAGATCAGCGCGAGCACGATCACCAGCGCCTCGAACGCGCGCCACGCCTGCGAAAGCGGATTGGGAGCATCGGCGCCGGCCGCGCCTTCAAATGAAGCAGCGGCGGCGCTGTCGCGCCCGCCGTAATCGGGGATGTTTTTGGGATCGGCGGTCGCCGCCGGAGCGGTCGCTGCTGGGGCCGCCGGCGGCGAAGCTGACGCGGCGGCGTGGATCGGGGCCGCCGGACGATCGTGATGCGCCTCGGTTTTCGCCCAGAGCAAAGGCGCCGTCGCGATAAGCGCCAACGCCCCCATCAGCGCTGTTCGGATGCAGACACGCTTAAGCTGCAATGAAATCCTGCTCCCTCGCCTCGCCTCTCGCCACCGCCGTGATAATCTCCGTGACGCGAACGCCGAAGTTGTCGTCGATGACGATGACCTCGCCCCGCGCCACCAGCAGACCGTTCGCGTAAAGATCGACCGGTTCGCCGGCGATCTTGTCCAGCTCGATAATCGAGCCGGCGCTTAGGTCGAGAATGTCGCGGATCAGCAGCTGGGTTCGGCCCAGCTCCACGGTGACTTCCAGCGGAATGTCGCGAACGCGCTCGTAGGTGTGTCCGTTCGCGGCGCCTCCGGAGCTCATGCCCGTGTCGAAGGACGGCAGATCGATGGTCGCCGGCCGCGCGCTGCTGGCGGCGGGGGCGCTGGGCGCCGGATCGGGCAGTGGATTTCCGCCGATGCTGGCGAAGAGATCGGCGACATCCGCATCGGACATCGTCGCGTTGGAGTTGAACCCGATGTCGGTAAAGCCGCCGCCGTCGCCCATCTCCGTTTCCCCTCCCGCCTCTTCTTCGGTTTCCTCGCCCCACTCCTGACCTGTCGCCGATTCATCCATGTTGGTGTTGGCGAACAGCGCGTCGAGCGCATCCTGGGTCAGGCCGCCGGAAGAGTCTTCCGGTTCTTTCAGCGAATCTTCATTCAGATCATCCGGCATTTGAGCCATCGTCACGTTCTCCTTGCGTTCTCGTACCGCTCATCCAAACTTGTTTAGTTTAATTCTTTATGCGCGATCAGCTCCGCTTCCGGAGTCACAATCTCGTCGATTTGCACGGCCAGATTTTTGCCGCGCAGCCCGGTCCGGCCTCGAAACTTGGTGCGGTTTCCCACCACCAGATCGACAGTGGCGATATGCCCCGGCCTTGGCGAGCCATCTTCGTTCGGCGGCATCTTCAAGGGGATGACCGCGCCGACTTTCAGATCGCTGAGCTGTCCCATGGTGAGCCTCGCCGTCCCCAGCCGCGCGATACACGGCACGCGCGTGCTGTTCAGGCGGTGCGCAAGCTGTGGCCCGAACATCGGCTCCTTCTTCTTATTCGTGCTGATAAACCAGCGCTGGGCGCTGAGCTTGCCAAGAATGGGCTTGATCAGCAGATAAGGGATACACAGGCTCATGGCGCCCTGGAAATCGCCCATGCGGATCTCCATCAGCACAAGCACGACGGTATCGTTGCCGGGAACGATCTGGACAAACTGCGAGCTGGCCTCCACGGAGGCGATGTCGAACATCAGCGGGTTAATCGGGTCCCAGGAGGTCTTGAGATCGCTGAGCGCGTAATGGACAATGTTCTCCGCCAGCATTTTCTCGATATCGGTGAGGTCGCGGACGATCTTGCCGGCGGCGCCGGTACCGCCGAGCAGCCGGTCGATCATTGAGAACAGGATGCCGTAATCCATCTCGAAGATGGCCTGCCCCGAGAGCGGCGAGACGTTCAAAATATAGAGCAGCGACGCCGAAATCGATCGCATATATTCGTCGTAGGGCACCTGCTCCACGGAAACGACTTCGATCTGCATCTGCGCTCTGAGATATGTGGCCAGAGACGAGGAAAAATAATTGGCGAACGATTCATGCAGCAGTTGTAAGCTGCGCAGATGCTCCTTGGAGAGTTTGTCGGGGCGCCGGAAATCGTAGGGCTCGTAAGAGAGCGGGCCAGGGCCGAAGCGCAGGTGAGAATCCTGCATCGACATCCCCGCCGCCGCCCGCCGCCGCTTGCGCAGCGGAAGCAGCACCTTGCCCTCCGTGGAGCGCGCCTGCGGAGCGCTCGGGGACGCGGCGCGGTTCATTCGCTCTTCAATTGCGGGATTGGGCTCTTCTTCCTCTTCCACGGTGGTCATGGCGGAGAGAAGGGCTTCGATTTCGTTTTGAGAGAGTACTTCTGCCAATGTCAGTTCCTTATGGCGTCCTGTAAAAACTACCGGGTTTTCCAGGCGCGATGATCGCGCGCCGCATCCATGATAGTTCGGTTCGAGGTTTTTATTCCATACTCAACCTCTAATCTTCAACAGGTTTTCCGAGACGCCAAATAGGAACGGCCTCCCTCGCGCTTTGCGAAGGAGGCCGTGGTTCGAAATCGGTTACTTTGTCTGCGATGGCTTACTGCGTCACGAAGTTGGTGAAGTACACTCCGCAAATGAGATCGTCGCCCAGTTCATCGTTGATGCGCTTCTTCATCTCGTCCTTCAGCTTGTCGCGTCCCTTCATCGTGGAGACGTCTTCCCGCGTTTGGGTGGACAGCGAAGTGACGATCGCGTCGCGAACCAGCGCCGTCTTTTCTTTCATGCCCTCTTCAGACACGCCCTTTTCCTTGTTGAGTTCGACGCCCACGGTCACTTTCAAAAAGTGGTCGCCCGAGCTATCGGCCAGATTGACCAGAAATTCGTCCAAAGTAATGACCGGGCCGTGCTCCACGTGCTTTTTCACTACCCCGGCCTTGCCCTTAGCCGCCACTTGCTTCGTCACGAGAAACGTTCCGATTATGGCCAGCAGGACGACGCCTATGACTGCGATCATCATGACCGGCTTCTTTTTTACGGCTTCCGCGCTTCCGTCCGCCGGCAGTTCTGCTTTTTTAGTCGACATCGAAATTGACCTTCCTGCGTGATGGCCGCTTGAGTGTGACCATGACAACACAATTATCGGCAAAGAACCTCCCGTTCTTTATGCCTGGTTTTGCCGCAGAAGGACAATTTCCACACGACGGTTTCGAGCGCGGCCATCTTCGCTGTCGTTAGAGACGATGGGCCGCTGGTCCGCGTAGCCGGCGGCCTCCATGCGCCGCGGGCTGACGTTATGCGCCTCGAAGTAGCGCAGAACCGTCGTCGCGCGAGTCACGGAAAGCTCCCAGTTGGAAGGGTATCGCATGGTGTGGATCGCCAGATTATCGGTATGGCCTTCCACGCTCACTTGATTGGGCACCGTGTTGACGACCTTGGCGATCTCATCCAGCAGCCCCATTTCATCCGGCTTCAGATCGGCCTCGCCTTTGGCGAAAAGCATCTTATCCGTCATGACGGTCACGACGACCCCGCGCGATGTCTGCACCACATTCATGACGCGGCTCAGCTTGTTCTTCTGGATATACGCCGACATGATCATATAGGCGCGATCCAGCTTCTTCTGATCCGCCAAATCGCCGGTGGGTTTCGCCAGCTTGGGGAACTCTTGCGGAGCGGGGGGCATCTGGGGAGTTCGGCTGTCGGTGACGATGGCGGGCGAGCCGCTTAAGCCGCCGCCATGAGTGATGTTCGGAGCGCCGTTCATCATGCTGCCGCCAAACCCGGATCGGACGGAAGTTGCGAGCTGCTCGAACTTCGTCATATTCATAATGGACATGGCGTACAGCATGATGAAAAACGCCACCAAGAGCGTAATCATGTCCGCGTATGTCAGCAGCCAGCGTTCGGCGTTTTCATGCTCGCCTTCGCCGCCGCCTCGTTTTTTTCTTCGGCCTGCCATGGCTCTCTATCTATCCTCCGTGATGGGTCGCTCGTTCGGCTTCCCTTCAGTCATCCTGAAGGGAAGCCGTGGAGCCTTAGGCCGCTTGCAGGGCCTCTTCGATCGCTTTGCGCTTCTTGGGCGAAAGGAACGCCTTCAGCTTTTCCTCGACGATGCGCGGGTTATCGCCCGCCTGGATCGAGAGAATGCCTTCGGTCATGATCTCCCGCACCAGGACTTCTTCCTGACTGGAGTGCTTGAGCTTGGCGCCAAGCGGCAGGAACATCAGGTTCGCGGTGCAAACGCCGTAGAGCGTTGCGATAAACGCGGCGGCGATACTCGGGCCCATCGAGCCGGGATCCGAGAGGTTCGCCAGCATATGGACGAGACCGGAAACCGTTCCGATAACTCCAAGCGTCGGAGCGAAGCCGCCGAGCGTGGTGAAGAAGTGCGCGCCTTCGGCATGCCGCTGCGCGAGGAACGCGACTTCCGTCTCCATGATCTCGCGCACCATCTCGGGATCGGTGCCGTCGATCGCCAGCTGAATTCCCTTCTTTAGGAACTCATCGTCGATCTCGCGAGCCTGCTCCTCCAGGGCCAGCAGACCTTCGCGCCGAGCTTTCTCGGCGAAACCGACCAGCGTCTGAATGACGTGCGCGGTGTCCATGTGCTTGCCGAAGAATGCGTGCTTGACGACATTCGGAATTCCAATCACCGTGGACAGCGGCACGGAGACCATGCTCGCCCCGATGGTGCCGCCAAAGACAAGAAGCATTGCGGAGGGATTGATCAGGGCGGCCAGGCTGCCGCCTTCCATCAAAATCGATCCAAAGAAGGATCCGAACGCGAGTACAAGACCGATAATTGTTGCTAAATCCATGCGTAATCTCCCAGTGCGGTGTTCTCGCTACTCCAGTGCTTCCTCGCGGCGCTCCGTATGACTGTTTGTCGGTCTCCACAGGAGCGGCCCTGCTTGCCGGCGGTACTCCATCACGCGCTCCACAACTTCCTGCGAAGTCTCGCGAACGAGCAGCTTCTTGCCGGTGACCAGTGTGATGTGCGTATCCGGAAGCGATTCAACAAATTCGATCAGATCGGCGTTCACGATGAACTCGGAGTGATCGAAACGTGTGACAGTGATCATGTTTACTCCATTTCCCCTCCCCCCGGCGCTAAGCGCGCCGGGGGTGAGAGCTCAGATCATTACCGCTTCATGCCGATCACATCGTTCAGCATGTCGTCGACCGTGGTGACGACCTTGGTGTTCGCCTGGAAGCCGCGCTGCGTCACGATCATGTTGGTGAACTCCGTGCTGAGGTCGACATTCGACTGCTCCAGGTAGCCGGTGCTGATCTTGCCCAGACCTTGCTGCGTCGCCGTGCCGACATGGGCGGAGCCGGAGTTGACCGATTCCTTGAAGGCGTTGCCGCCGGCGCGCTCCAGACCCTCAGGGTTGGAGAAGCCCGCCATCGCGATCTGTCCCAGCGGCCGGGTGAGACCGTTGCTAAAGATGCCGGCGATGGAGCCGGTCTGGTCGATGCTGAAGGACTGAAGGACGCCGGGAGCGAAACCGTCCTGGCTGTCGGGAATGACGCCGGAGCTGCCGGAGACCTGGGTGGCCTTTGAGAAATCGGGCGTGATCGTCTGCGGCGTCGAGGAGCCGTCCGTCGTCGCTAGCGAGATCGTTCCACCCGAGGACATCTCTTTGCCGCTGGCGTCGAAGAAGATCTGGCCGCCGCCGGAGGCTCCGGTTCCGGACGCAGCCCAGGTCCAGGAGCTGGTGGCGCCGACGGGAAGCGTGGCGGGCGGGGTCGGAGCGGCGTCACGGGTGAAGGAGACGGTGACGTTCTGCGCTTCGCCCAGGCTGTCGAAGACCTTGACGCTGCGGGTGTAGGCCGCATCGGTGGGCAGCGCTTCGGCGCTCAGGTTACCGGAGTAGACGACGTTCTTCGTCGGGCTCGTCGTGGTCAAGCCGCCGACCGGGATGCTGATCTTGGATCCGGCCGTCAGCTGCTGGGTCGTGTCGATAGCGCCGGTATTGTCGGCCTGCCATCCCAGGACATTCGCTCCCGTGGAAGCGTTGACCAGATTGCCGCTGTTGTCGACCGTGAAAGAGCCGTCACGAGTATAGGACACTCCCGCCGCATCGCCGAGCATAAAATATCCGTTGCCCTGAATGGCGAGGTCGGTCGGCTTCGAGGTGCTCTGAAGGCCGCCCTGGCTGGCGACGGTGTCGATCGAGGCGACCGCAACGCCGAGACCGATCTGCTGCGGGTTGGTGCCGCCGTTGCTTCCGCTGCTTGCCGACGCGCCCTGAATGGTCTGCGAAAGCTGATCCTTGAACGTGACGCGGCCCTCTTTGTAAGCCGTGGTGTTGACGTTGGCGATGTTGTTGCCGATGACGTCCATACGGGTCTGATGGGCCTGGATCGCGGAAACTCCGCTGTACATTGCTTGCAGCATTTTAAATAACTCTCCTAAGATTCAGTAATTGCCGGCGGTCAGTCATTCCCGCCTGCGGGTAATTACGGCGTCCTCAATCGGAGGTCCGGCCGTGTGGTTGTTGGTGGCGCTTCGCGCCGGTCGGGCCAGGATCTTAAATGATCATGGCGCTGTCGATGTTGGTAAAGATATTGTCTTTGAGCGCCGTTTTGTCCACGGCGGTGATTACCGTCCGGTTCGCCACGGAGACGACCAGCGCGGCTTTGTCGGTCAGGAACAGCGATTCTTTGGCGCCCTTCGCGGCGGCTTTTGTGATGCCGTCGCCGATTTTCGCAATGTCTTCGCTGGTCAAGTGGATATTGCGAGAAGCCAGCCGGCTCTGCGCATGCCCGGAGAACTTGACGTTCGCCTTGGCTCCGCTGTCGGCGAGCTGATCGCTGAGGATCTTGCTGAAGCTCGGGCCGGAAGCGGCGGTGTTTGCGGATGGGACCGAAGCGGGCTTGGGAGCGCCGATCCGGGGACTCGCGCCGATTATTCTGTTTTCGATATCAACGCTATTCATTTGAAACGCTACTTCACGGTGCTGACCGTGGACATTTCCACGTCGTCACTGCCGATGTGCAGGTAGGCGACGCCGCTCTTCATCAGAACGGAGCTGACCACTCCTGAAGGACCGGCGGCGCCATCGCTCGTGACGGTGGTGACCGTCTTGCCGATGAGCGCCGAGCCCTGGCCGAGCTGCTGGATCGAGGTGGAGCTCGACATCGTCGTATTGAGGTTCTGCATCTGCTCCAGCGAGGAGAACTGCGCCAGCTGAGCGAGCATGTCTTTCTGGTCGGTCGGGTTGAGCGGGTCCTGGTTTTGCAGCTGCGTGACGAGAAGCTGCAAGAACTGGGTCTTGGGATCCTCGGTGTTCTGCTTTGCGGTTCCACTGGCGTTTGTCGGCGCCAGAGATGTATCGGAAGTAATTGAGTTGAGAGTTGCGACGGACATAAGTGTTCTCCTTTAAGCTCGGACGTCAACGCGTCCTGAGGCGTTTGACCGAATGGCTGCGACTGTCGGAACCGTGTCCAGATCCGCATCGTGCGCCGTCCAGGACGGCTGCTGGCTTTGCTGGCCGCGCTGACCGCCGCCGAATTGTCCGGCGCCGAAGTCGGCGAAGGCTCGCTGGCCTTGATTGGATCCGTCGAAGCCGCCGGACTGCGCTTGAGATTGGCTGGTCTGCGTCTGAGAACCATCGTTTGATGGATGATGCCCGGACATCAAACCGCTTCCGCCCGATTGCGCCGAAGCGGACGCGGCGCTTACCGTGTCCACGGTTACGGTCAGCGTATCCAGTTTCAGTCCCTGCTCGTTCAAACTGCGGCGAAGATCGTTCAAGTGGCTTTCCAGAGCTTGCTTCACCACGGGGTTCTCCGCCGCGACATGCGCGGTGACCATGGTGGTCGTCTGGCCGCTGGCGTCCACTTTGGGCGTCATCGTCACCGTCAGATTCAGCTGGCCCCAATCCTGAGGATGCAGCTGCAGCGTCACTTTGTCGCCGCCTTTCCCCTGAGCGTCCAGCTTCATCTCGCCGATCTTGTCGACGACTTTCGTGATCATCGCGGCGCGGTCCTGAGCGGGCATTGGAACGCTGATGTGTTGATCCTGGATCGTCAGCGTCGTATTCCCGGTTTCCGAACTTGTCTGCATCGCTTGAGATGTCACGTCGCTTCCGTTCTTCTTGCCGTCCGTCGTAATCTCTGCTTTGACGAGCGCTTCGGAAAGTGGGGAAAGAGCGCTGGATTTCGAGCTGATGGAGGCTTTACCATTCAGCGATTGCAGCAAACTCGTCGTGTCCACTTTCGCGGCGCCTTTCGTCAGCGCCTTAGCGTCGTTCACAGTTTTATTATCGGCGAGACCCGGTATTTTTCTCAGGGGTAATTTCGAGGAAATATCGAGCGAGTTTGCAGCCGCCGGAACAATGGCCGCCGCCGCAATCGTCTGGACCGAAACCGTGGCGGACGCCGGTTGGGAATTGGCCGCCGAGGCGATCGGCGATGTGCTGGCCGCCGCTTGAGCCAGCGGCGCGCTGTCCGTGGCTGGAAGTGAGGCTGGCGTCGGCGCAAGGAGTTTTTCCGCCGTCGCCGGCGCAGCTGAGCCAACGGGGAGCGTCAAATTCGCCGACTTGTCGGCCGTGAGCGGCGCCGTCAGCGCCTGGGCCGTATCTGGGGCCGGCTGCGCCGATTTTAACAGAGACGCCTCCAGGGGAGTCGATTTCAACGGCTCCAGCGTGGCGATCGTCGGGATAGCCACGTTGGTCGCCGCCTTCACTCCCGTTGTGACTGGAGAAACCGGCGAAGAGACGCTGGGCGCCGGTTTCTCCGTCAGCAGCGAAGTCTCGCGCTTCTGAAGATGGGCGTTGGACACGCCGGCAAACCCCGCCGAAATTTCCGCCGCCGCGGCGATGTCACTGGGCGTCCCAAACTTCGTGGAAGCTTGGGGGACCGCCGCGCCTTTCGCGGTATCCGTATCATCGGTCTTGGCCGTCGCCTGTTTTGGCAAGGCGACGCCAGTCAGCGCTTCCGAGGCAATGACCGGCGCGGCGGCCTGGCCGGCCGCGATGGCCGAAGCAGGATCTTGCGCGGTCGTTTTCAGGGCGGACGCCGGCGCGACGGCGCCTGCGGACGCAGCGCTGTCAAGTGTTTGTTTGAGAGTGGAAAGCAATTCACCGCCGGTGGCGCTTTTGACCGCCGTGGGGCGGGAAAGCATCGAGCTGGTGTCCATTGCGACACTTTTTCCGGCCAAAGGCTCCGTAGTCGACGGAACGTTCGGCTCTGATTTTTTTGGCGTCGGCGGCGTCATGATCGGCGCCGTCACGGTCGGCAGAACGAGGTTCTGCGCGGCAAGAGATGGGTCCAGTGTGGGCGTAGCGTCCCCCGTCGTATCGGATTTCGAATCGTCGTCCTTCTTGGCGCTTGGGCCCTCGCCGGATTTTGCAACGGCGCCCTGCGGGCTGTCCGTCGCTTTGCCGGTGAGCAGAGAAGCGAAGGTAACGGTCGGTTCCGAACCGCTGACGGGAGGTGCGCCGGTCTGCGCGGCGCCTGTGGACGCTGCGCCGCCGCTGAAGCCAGACATAATGTCTAAGGGCATCGGGGCCTCCTGTGGTAAGTTGTCATCATCTATATCGGCAGAAATACGGGATTACTGGAGAGCGGAGGGAAAATAAAAATCTTGACTCAAATCCGTCTGATTGATACAATGCAGTGAAGCCGGATGCATGGATAATGTATCCCGACAGACATAGCGACGTCCTGTAACAGTACGCCAACCTGTGATTTAACGCGATGATTGCTATTCTGTGACGGCAACCCATTTGGACGCACGCCCACAAGATCGCGAGCACTCTCTGCGCGACATCATGAAAGTGATTCGAGAACAGGAGATCTTAATGTCCGAAACAACCCTCACATCCCAAGCGGCCGATCTGGAGAACAGTGTCGATCCCGATCCTCGCCTGTCGGCCCCGATCGCCCTGCAGCCCGGGGCGCCCGGATCGGGGGCGCTTCCGCCGAGCCCCTGGAAGGGAACCCGGCTTGTCGCCTCCCCCGCCGCCCTCAAGGCGCCGGCGGCCACGGACTACAGTTTCATGATCACCAATCGCTATAACATTAACAACGACAATACGCCCTACAACCCATTTCAGCCCGCGACATCTCCCGTAAACCAGGTCTATCCCCTGGCGAATGGGAACCTCTGGTGGGCGCTTTCGCAGGACCAGGCAAACGATCCCAATGCTTCGGACTTTCAAATGCAGTCGCCGACGCCGTCCACCACCCCTCCGAACTCCTTCCAGCAGGCGATCGTCACGAACCTCCAGGCTCAGAGTCAGCAGTATGGATCATCGCAGCTCACGCTCTTTATTCACGGCCTCGGAAATCTGTGGGTGGACGCCGTCGCGGGAACCTCCGCGCTGGGAGCCAATCTTGCAAACTCCAGTTACACCGGGCTAGTCGTCGGATTTGACTGGCCCAGTTACGACGAATATTGGAGCGGACTGTATTACTCCTCGGACAGCTACGCATTCCCGCCGGCGGGGACGCAGGGAACGATCCGCGACAACATCAACGGCAGCAGCCAGGCGTTCGGCAACGTGCTGTCGTTCATGCAAGGCTTGCGCTCCACGAACGGCATATCGAACCTGACTCTCAATATCGTGTGCCATTCCGAAGGCAACTATATGGATATGGTGGGGATGCTCAGCGTCTCCGGCGTTCAGATCGACCATGTGCTGATGCTGGCGGCGGATATCAACAACGGCGCGTTCCAGATCCCCGCCACGGGCCTGGTCGGTCAGGGATCGCAGATTTCCCAGACCGATCCGAGCGCCGTCGTCACGGTGTACTTCTCCAATAATGACGACGTCCTCGCGTCCTCGCAAGCCGCCTATCAGGGAAATAACCCGATCTATGATGACAAGAATGTCCACAACCCGGCCTATGGAGGACGGATGGGGCAGACGGGTCCGGCGTATAACATCGGACAGCAGCAGCCCAATGTCTATTCACTCGACTGCTCGGGAGTGCTGACGCCGCAATATATCGCGCAGCTTGAAGCGAACGGCGTGATTCCGAACGGCGCGACCCTGCATTCGTCCTATCTCTACGTTCCGCAATTGGGCGCCGATATCGCTCAGGCGCTGGACGGCGTGGCCCC from Capsulimonas corticalis harbors:
- a CDS encoding flagellar hook-length control protein FliK, with translation MPLDIMSGFSGGAASTGAAQTGAPPVSGSEPTVTFASLLTGKATDSPQGAVAKSGEGPSAKKDDDSKSDTTGDATPTLDPSLAAQNLVLPTVTAPIMTPPTPKKSEPNVPSTTEPLAGKSVAMDTSSMLSRPTAVKSATGGELLSTLKQTLDSAASAGAVAPASALKTTAQDPASAIAAGQAAAPVIASEALTGVALPKQATAKTDDTDTAKGAAVPQASTKFGTPSDIAAAAEISAGFAGVSNAHLQKRETSLLTEKPAPSVSSPVSPVTTGVKAATNVAIPTIATLEPLKSTPLEASLLKSAQPAPDTAQALTAPLTADKSANLTLPVGSAAPATAEKLLAPTPASLPATDSAPLAQAAASTSPIASAANSQPASATVSVQTIAAAAIVPAAANSLDISSKLPLRKIPGLADNKTVNDAKALTKGAAKVDTTSLLQSLNGKASISSKSSALSPLSEALVKAEITTDGKKNGSDVTSQAMQTSSETGNTTLTIQDQHISVPMPAQDRAAMITKVVDKIGEMKLDAQGKGGDKVTLQLHPQDWGQLNLTVTMTPKVDASGQTTTMVTAHVAAENPVVKQALESHLNDLRRSLNEQGLKLDTLTVTVDTVSAASASAQSGGSGLMSGHHPSNDGSQTQTSQSQAQSGGFDGSNQGQRAFADFGAGQFGGGQRGQQSQQPSWTAHDADLDTVPTVAAIRSNASGRVDVRA
- a CDS encoding alpha/beta hydrolase is translated as MSETTLTSQAADLENSVDPDPRLSAPIALQPGAPGSGALPPSPWKGTRLVASPAALKAPAATDYSFMITNRYNINNDNTPYNPFQPATSPVNQVYPLANGNLWWALSQDQANDPNASDFQMQSPTPSTTPPNSFQQAIVTNLQAQSQQYGSSQLTLFIHGLGNLWVDAVAGTSALGANLANSSYTGLVVGFDWPSYDEYWSGLYYSSDSYAFPPAGTQGTIRDNINGSSQAFGNVLSFMQGLRSTNGISNLTLNIVCHSEGNYMDMVGMLSVSGVQIDHVLMLAADINNGAFQIPATGLVGQGSQISQTDPSAVVTVYFSNNDDVLASSQAAYQGNNPIYDDKNVHNPAYGGRMGQTGPAYNIGQQQPNVYSLDCSGVLTPQYIAQLEANGVIPNGATLHSSYLYVPQLGADIAQALDGVAPGSITGRSQGANPNAYYLNPT